The following are encoded together in the Phaseolus vulgaris cultivar G19833 chromosome 9, P. vulgaris v2.0, whole genome shotgun sequence genome:
- the LOC137822629 gene encoding pachytene checkpoint protein 2 homolog, whose product MSAPMDTELTTYENGAVPQHSLPEDKVLVPVEVTLKPSSTAKIEDVRSAVEGMLEKRSLSYNDGPIPVPLDEAFLLDNVERICVCGCDTDDGRHNDNVLLFWQVKPIVHVFQLSEEGPCEDISSDGQSSSFNEWILPAKEFDGMWESLIYESGLKQRLLRYAASALLFTEKRVDPFLVSWNRIILLHGPPGTGKTSLCKALAQKLAIRFNSRYPQSQLIEVNAHSLFSKWFSESGKLVAKLFQKIQEMVEEESNLVFVLIDEVESLAAARKAALSGSEPSDSIRVVNALLTQMDKLKSSPNVIILTTSNITAAIDIAFVDRADIKAYVGPPTLQARYEILRSCLQELIRTGILTSLQDCKNVMLPNYACAKERLNAPDFHEGATFMQLCKHLLETAEACEGMSGRSLRKLPFLAHAALSNPFDCNPVKFLCTMVETAKRERSELPDQNN is encoded by the exons ATGAGTGCTCCCATGGACACCGAGCTCACAACCTACGAAAATGGCGCTGTTCCCCAACACTCACTTCCCGAGGACAAAGTTCTTGTTCCTG TCGAGGTAACCCTAAAACCTTCCAGCACCGCTAAAATCGAAGATGTTCGTTCCGCTGTTGAGGG GATGCTTGAAAAGAGGAGTTTGAGCTATAACGATGGACCCATTCCGGTGCCTCTTGATGAGGCGTTTCTCTTAGATAACGTTGAAAGAATTTGCGTTTGCGGATGTGATACTG ATGATGGGAGGCACAATGATAATGTTCTTTTGTTCTGGCAAGTCAAGCCTATTGTACATGTTTTTCAG CTTAGCGAGGAAGGTCCATGTGAGGATATAAGCTCTGATGGGCAGTCTTCTAGCTTCAATGAATGGATTCTTCCTGCAAAAGAATTTGATGGCATGTGGGAAAG CTTAATATATGAATCTGGTCTAAAGCAACGGTTATTACGTTATGCAGCAAGTGCTTTGCTCTTTACTGAAAAAAGGGTTGATCCATTCCTTGTTTCATGGAATCG CATAATTCTGTTACATGGACCTCCTGGGACTGGAAAGACATCTTTATGTAAAGCATTAGCTCAGAAATTAGCAATTCGATTCAATTCAAG ATACCCTCAGTCCCAGCTTATTGAAGTGAATGCACATTCTTTGTTCAGTAAATGGTTCTCTGAAAGTGGCAAGCTG GTAGCGAAACTTTTCCAAAAGATTCAAGAAATGGTAGAGGAAGAAAGCAATCTTGTATTTGTATTGATTG ATGAAGTCGAAAGTCTTGCTGCTGCTAGAAAAGCTGCCCTATCTGGTTCTGAACCTTCTGATTCTATTCGG GTTGTCAATGCATTACTAACTCAGATGGACAAGTTAAAATCATCTCCTAATGTGATAATTCTAACCACTTCCAACATAACTGCAGCTATTG ACATTGCTTTTGTCGATCGAGCTGATATCAAAGCATATGTTGGTCCCCCTACTCTTCAAGCTCGGTATGAAATATTAAGGTCCTGCTTGCAGGAACTGATACGTACAGGGATCTTGACTAGTTTACAG GATTGCAAGAATGTCATGCTTCCAAATTACGCTTGTGCAAAGGAGAGGTTGAACGCTCCAGATTTTCATGAGGGTGCTACATTCATGCAACTGTGCAAGCACTTATTGGAAACCGCGGAGGCATGTGAG GGAATGAGTGGAAGGTCTTTGAGAAAGCTTCCATTTTTAGCACATGCTGCACTTTCAAATCCTTTTGATTGTAACCCTGTTAAGTTCTTATGTACAATGGTAGAAACAGCAAAGAGGGAGCGTTCTGAGCTTCCTGAccaaaataactaa
- the LOC137821197 gene encoding serine/threonine-protein kinase STY13-like — translation MESGVRFYSVDEFRLDPKWLIDPKHLFVGPQIGEGAHAKVYEGKYKNQTVAIKIVHKGETADDIAKREGRFAREVAMLSRVQHKNLVKFIGACKEPVMVIVTDLLLGGTLRKYLLNMRPKCLDRHVAIGFALDIARAMECLHSHGIIHRDLKPDNLLLTEDQKTVMLADFGLAREESLTEMMTAETGTYRWMAPELYSTVTLRQGEKKHYNHKVDAYSFAIVLWELLHNKVPFEGMSNLQAAYAAAFKNVRPSAENLPEELALILTSCWQEDPNARPNFTQIIQMLLNYLYTVAPSEPMIPSRIFSSENTVLPPESPGTSSLMAKRDDTGDTPRAKDEVKPNGFLCCFSQCY, via the exons atggaatctGGAGTTAGGTTCTACTCAGTTGACGAGTTCAGATTGGACCCCAAATGGCTGATTGATCCTAAGCATCTCTTTGTTGGGCCACAGATTGGAGAGGGAGCTCATGCTAAAGTCTATGAGGGAAA ATATAAAAACCAAACTGTTGCCATTAAAATTGTACACAAGGGAGAAACTGCGGATGACATCGCCAAGAGAGAAGGGCGTTTTGCAAGGGAGGTGGCAATGTTGTCTAGAGTGCAACATAAGAACTTGGTGAAG TTTATTGGTGCTTGTAAGGAGCCAGTAATGGTGATAGTCACTGACCTGCTATTAGGAGGAACACTGCGTAAGTATTTGCTTAACATGCGTCCCAAATGCTTGGATAGACATGTTGCCATTGGTTTTGCACTTGATATTGCACGTGCTATGGAGTGCCTGCATTCCCATGGGATCATCCACCGTGATCTCAAACCTG ATAACTTGCTGTTGACTGAAGACCAGAAAACAGTCATGCTAGCAGATTTTGGTTTAGCAAGAGAAGAGTCATTAACCGAGATGATGACTGCTGAAACAGGAACCTACCGCTGGATGGCTCCAGAG TTGTATAGTACTGTTACATTGAGGCAAGGGGAGAAAAAGCATTACAACCATAAAGTTGATGCTTATAGTTTTGCAATTGTGTTGTGGGAGCTCTTACACAACAAAGTTCCTTTTGAAGGCATGTCAAACCTTCAAGCTGCATATGCTGCAGCCTTTAAG AATGTAAGGCCAAGTGCAGAGAATCTTCCTGAGGAACTGGCTCTAATTCTTACTTCATGCTGGCAAGAGGACCCAAATGCCAGACCCAACTTCACCCAGATAATCCAAATGCTCCTAAATTATCTTTACACTGTTGCACCTTCTGAACCCATGATTCCTTCAAGAATATTCAGTTCTGAGAACACTGTCTTGCCGCCAGAGTCTCCCGGAACTAGCTCCTTAATGGCAAAACGTGATGACACAGGCGATACACCAAGAGCAAAGGACGAAGTCAAGCCTAATGGTTTTCTTTGCTGCTTTAGTCAGTGTTATTAA